A DNA window from Luteolibacter luteus contains the following coding sequences:
- a CDS encoding serine/threonine-protein kinase, which produces MDSPADQIFARAVELEASARAAYLDSACGADTELRLQVERMLVESREADAFFAEAEGATLSADDFKERYAEKEGDIIGPYKLRQLIGEGGFGVVWMAEQFSPISRMVALKVIKAGMDTRQVLARFEAERQALAMMDHPNIARVLDAGATASGRPYFAMELVKGIPITDYCDSSSLGTRDRLGLFSDVCAAINHAHQKGVIHRDIKPSNVMVTLHGDKPVAKVIDFGIAKATQGKLTDKTLFTRFEQIIGTPSYMSPEQAALSGLDIDTRSDIYGLGILLYELLTGRPPFDSKSLLSAGYAEMQRIIREVDPPKPSLRLSTVEGEERTSLAKSHHIDPSKLTRLVEPDLDWIVMKAIEKDRSRRYETANALSQDIRRFLAGEPVSASPPSTVYRFKKFVKRHKLGFASAAAIISALVLGLGLSLWQSVEKTRAHQRAMASEQKSREVAGFLKDMLDGVGPSVALGRDTTLLKEILDKTAERIGKDLNGQPEVELELRNTLGDVYRAIAENTKAEAMHRRALELGVRGHGEKDPIVADSKNNLALVLIDEGNYPEAEKLLRDSVEIYRQVRTSRDEDLAASLNNLGMVLRDTGRLKEADTVQRESIEILRACRGDGYVKIGYCKLNLAIISQLSGRHEEAEDFARSSVALFRKVNGNEHPEVATALANLALVLRDGGKLPAAEQAAREALAMRRKLLPSTHPDIAKSLMELANMLNRQDKQSEAESCCREALDILRERFGPEHRYNAFILAELGRTLEAQGKLAEAARIQEEALAMRRKLLEPDHPDIVRSLKLLSLLRHKEGHLAESESLMREALAINLKLMGPGHRYLIEIYRHLGKVTEDQKRFAEAERFFRDALDCQRKNQDSVNADTAALLECLARTLAEQEKYPEGERCYREALAACEAQAPVQSIIRGSIRGGLGGLLVAANVATPQMPDLERQARFGEAEKLLISSLDEIERSHDAPPGQRRAALEQLSRLYTAWNDFFPDPRFPLKAAGFQQQLAEPGRVPSPE; this is translated from the coding sequence ATGGACTCCCCCGCCGATCAGATCTTCGCCCGGGCCGTGGAACTGGAGGCCTCGGCCCGAGCCGCCTACCTTGACTCAGCCTGCGGCGCCGATACCGAACTTCGGCTACAGGTCGAACGCATGCTCGTGGAGTCTCGCGAAGCGGATGCCTTCTTCGCCGAAGCAGAGGGTGCCACCCTGAGCGCCGACGATTTCAAGGAAAGATACGCCGAAAAGGAAGGTGACATCATCGGCCCCTACAAGCTGCGCCAGTTGATCGGAGAAGGCGGCTTCGGTGTGGTATGGATGGCCGAGCAGTTCTCACCCATCTCCCGGATGGTCGCCCTGAAGGTGATCAAGGCGGGAATGGATACCCGTCAGGTGCTGGCCCGCTTCGAGGCGGAACGACAGGCGCTCGCGATGATGGATCATCCGAACATTGCGCGGGTGCTGGATGCGGGGGCCACCGCCTCCGGCCGCCCCTACTTCGCGATGGAACTCGTGAAGGGGATCCCCATCACTGACTACTGCGACAGTAGTAGCCTCGGCACCCGGGATCGGCTCGGTCTTTTTAGCGACGTTTGCGCCGCCATCAACCATGCCCACCAGAAGGGCGTGATCCACCGTGACATCAAGCCTTCCAACGTGATGGTCACGCTCCATGGCGACAAGCCGGTGGCGAAAGTCATCGACTTCGGGATCGCGAAGGCAACACAAGGCAAGCTGACCGACAAGACGCTCTTCACGCGCTTCGAACAGATCATCGGCACGCCCTCCTACATGAGTCCGGAGCAGGCCGCGCTGAGCGGGCTGGATATCGACACCCGCAGCGACATCTATGGCCTGGGTATCCTCCTCTACGAACTGCTCACCGGAAGGCCGCCCTTTGACTCCAAATCTCTCCTTTCCGCTGGCTATGCGGAAATGCAGCGGATCATCCGGGAGGTGGATCCCCCCAAGCCCTCGCTGCGCCTGAGCACGGTCGAAGGCGAGGAGCGCACGAGCTTGGCAAAGTCCCATCACATCGATCCCTCGAAGCTCACCCGCCTCGTCGAGCCTGACCTGGACTGGATTGTCATGAAGGCGATCGAGAAGGATCGCTCGCGCCGCTACGAAACGGCGAATGCGCTTTCACAAGACATCCGGCGATTCCTTGCCGGAGAACCCGTCAGCGCCTCTCCGCCCAGCACCGTTTATCGCTTCAAGAAGTTCGTGAAGCGCCACAAGCTCGGCTTCGCCTCCGCTGCTGCCATCATCTCGGCCCTCGTCCTCGGACTCGGCCTTTCGCTCTGGCAATCCGTTGAGAAGACCCGTGCGCATCAACGCGCCATGGCTTCGGAACAAAAGAGCCGCGAGGTCGCCGGCTTCCTGAAAGACATGCTCGACGGGGTTGGACCTTCCGTCGCCTTGGGGCGTGACACCACCTTGCTAAAGGAGATCCTCGACAAGACGGCAGAGCGGATCGGCAAGGACCTGAACGGCCAACCCGAGGTGGAACTCGAACTGCGCAACACCCTGGGAGACGTCTACCGTGCGATCGCGGAGAACACGAAGGCCGAAGCGATGCACCGCCGCGCACTCGAACTCGGTGTCCGAGGCCATGGGGAAAAAGATCCGATCGTGGCGGACTCGAAGAACAATCTCGCGCTGGTCCTCATCGACGAGGGGAATTACCCGGAAGCCGAGAAGCTGTTGCGTGACTCGGTCGAGATCTACCGCCAAGTCCGGACAAGCCGAGATGAAGACCTTGCCGCCAGCCTCAATAACCTCGGGATGGTTCTTAGGGACACCGGCAGGCTGAAGGAAGCGGACACGGTCCAACGCGAAAGCATTGAAATCCTTCGTGCCTGTCGCGGGGACGGCTACGTGAAAATCGGCTACTGCAAACTCAATCTCGCGATCATCTCGCAGCTCTCGGGGAGACATGAGGAAGCGGAGGACTTTGCCCGTTCATCCGTCGCGTTGTTCAGGAAGGTGAATGGGAACGAACATCCCGAGGTCGCCACCGCCCTAGCAAATCTCGCGCTCGTCTTGAGGGATGGTGGCAAGCTGCCGGCAGCCGAGCAAGCCGCGCGCGAGGCTCTGGCAATGCGCCGGAAATTGCTGCCATCCACCCATCCTGATATCGCGAAGAGCTTGATGGAACTGGCGAACATGCTGAACCGCCAGGACAAGCAGTCTGAAGCGGAATCGTGCTGTCGCGAGGCATTGGACATCCTGCGTGAACGCTTCGGCCCGGAACACCGCTACAATGCCTTCATCCTGGCGGAACTGGGTCGTACACTCGAAGCGCAGGGCAAGCTCGCCGAAGCAGCCCGAATCCAGGAGGAAGCGCTGGCAATGCGGCGCAAGCTCCTGGAGCCGGATCACCCGGATATCGTGCGTTCGCTCAAGCTGCTTTCCCTTCTCCGGCACAAGGAGGGACACCTCGCCGAATCAGAGAGCCTCATGAGGGAGGCACTCGCCATCAACTTGAAATTGATGGGACCCGGGCACCGCTATCTCATCGAGATCTACCGCCACCTCGGCAAGGTCACCGAAGATCAGAAGCGCTTCGCAGAGGCAGAGAGATTCTTCCGCGATGCCCTGGATTGCCAGCGGAAGAATCAGGATAGCGTCAATGCCGACACCGCGGCCCTGCTCGAATGCCTCGCCAGGACTCTCGCGGAGCAAGAAAAGTATCCTGAGGGAGAGCGTTGCTATCGGGAGGCTCTGGCGGCATGTGAGGCTCAGGCACCGGTGCAGTCCATCATCCGGGGAAGCATCCGCGGTGGTTTGGGGGGACTGTTGGTGGCTGCCAATGTCGCGACGCCACAGATGCCGGATCTTGAGCGGCAGGCTCGCTTTGGAGAAGCTGAGAAGCTCCTCATCTCCAGCCTTGATGAGATCGAGAGGAGCCATGATGCGCCGCCCGGGCAGCGACGCGCAGCTCTTGAGCAATTAAGCCGCCTCTACACGGCTTGGAACGATTTCTTCCCCGATCCCCGGTTCCCCCTGAAGGCGGCCGGCTTCCAGCAACAACTCGCTGAGCCCGGCCGGGTCCCCTCACCAGAATGA
- a CDS encoding ECF-type sigma factor, translating to MHEHTQWLNASTGSCDDAHFGELYAELKKIALGRMAIERSGQALEATELVHEAWLRLQKSTPERWRDRSQFYGAAAEAMRRILVETARRRLAAKRGGGEKDLPLDGVQLPAPLADERLIGIHEVLDELEAEDELKAKIVKLRFFSGMNHDEIAALLAVNEKTVRRHWALAKLWLYRAMEKSR from the coding sequence ATGCATGAGCATACCCAGTGGCTGAATGCCAGCACCGGCTCCTGCGACGATGCCCACTTCGGCGAATTGTACGCAGAGCTAAAAAAGATCGCGCTCGGGCGCATGGCCATCGAGCGAAGCGGCCAAGCTCTCGAGGCGACCGAGCTGGTTCATGAAGCTTGGCTACGTTTGCAGAAATCGACTCCGGAACGCTGGCGGGACCGCAGTCAATTCTACGGGGCCGCGGCCGAGGCCATGCGCCGCATTCTGGTTGAAACAGCCCGCCGCAGGCTCGCGGCGAAGCGCGGAGGCGGCGAGAAGGATCTTCCCTTGGATGGAGTGCAGCTTCCCGCGCCCTTGGCCGACGAGCGCCTGATCGGGATTCATGAAGTGCTCGACGAACTGGAAGCCGAGGATGAACTCAAGGCTAAGATCGTGAAGCTTCGGTTCTTCAGCGGCATGAATCACGATGAGATTGCCGCGCTTCTGGCCGTGAATGAGAAGACGGTCCGCCGCCATTGGGCCCTAGCGAAGCTGTGGCTCTACCGAGCGATGGAAAAATCCCGCTAA
- a CDS encoding adenylate/guanylate cyclase domain-containing protein, which yields MNFSPGKLCDDTSGQEFPLDSLNVIGRTRESGIMVDDPRVSRRHAMIRQQDDGYWFLDLGSTNGSYINGKRVTTSQRLSPGDMIRISERHFRFDGDRCILRGDGETTLSDRTIIDVRMGEVVMLVSDIQGFTKLSEKLSPDQLAPVIGSWYHLADRILADHGATIDKFIGDCVLGYWQETTPAARLAALKAAHEMGQACATVQEQHHGLLGTTGLTFRSGTGVHMGSAAYGAIGPGEFTLIGDAVNLTFRLEALTREVDHNVLLSSELLSGWQEGRDCCRCLGPHHVKGRDHTVEVYALERAPASTHSV from the coding sequence ATGAACTTTTCACCGGGAAAGCTATGCGACGATACCTCGGGTCAGGAATTTCCCCTCGACTCCCTGAATGTGATCGGCCGCACCCGGGAATCGGGAATCATGGTGGATGATCCAAGGGTCTCGCGCCGCCATGCGATGATCCGCCAGCAGGACGATGGATATTGGTTCCTCGATCTAGGAAGCACCAATGGCAGCTACATCAATGGCAAGCGCGTCACCACTTCCCAGCGCCTCTCGCCCGGTGACATGATCCGGATTTCCGAGCGGCATTTCCGCTTCGATGGTGACCGATGCATCCTTCGCGGCGATGGCGAGACCACGCTGAGCGACCGGACCATCATCGATGTCCGCATGGGAGAAGTCGTGATGTTGGTCAGCGATATCCAAGGCTTCACGAAGCTCTCCGAAAAGCTATCTCCCGATCAACTCGCACCGGTCATCGGCTCATGGTATCACCTCGCGGACCGCATCCTCGCGGATCACGGGGCGACCATCGACAAGTTCATCGGAGATTGTGTTCTCGGCTATTGGCAGGAGACCACCCCGGCAGCTCGTCTCGCCGCCCTCAAGGCCGCGCACGAAATGGGACAAGCCTGCGCCACCGTACAGGAACAGCACCACGGACTCCTCGGCACCACGGGATTGACCTTCCGTTCCGGCACCGGCGTTCACATGGGCTCCGCCGCCTACGGCGCCATCGGCCCCGGCGAATTCACCCTGATCGGTGACGCCGTGAATCTCACCTTCCGGCTCGAGGCACTGACCCGCGAGGTCGATCACAATGTGCTTCTCAGCTCGGAGCTGTTGTCCGGTTGGCAAGAAGGCAGGGATTGCTGCCGCTGCCTCGGTCCCCATCACGTGAAAGGCCGCGACCATACGGTCGAAGTTTACGCGCTTGAGCGAGCACCGGCTTCCACCCATTCCGTTTGA
- a CDS encoding DUF695 domain-containing protein, whose translation MDEQWEYFLCTIGEFAASIFVDVSAINHLASCPGNLVQLRVIYKNPREDGLPTKAEFAAVRDLEDSIQEAIGSDDRYVGRRTFNKQRQFYIYSAFDEAHWRSFAAKLADRSGYIIRVDYQEDPAHAGYTEDLYPSIDDWQVIEDLRVIERLRSEGDDGSTSRPIDHWAYFPSEDSARSFASWAKSQGFTELRESSHATDRGDYQVRLTHEGTVKIREIGNKTIALNRAARDHGGNYDGWETPILRTENPADK comes from the coding sequence ATGGACGAACAATGGGAATATTTCCTCTGCACGATCGGAGAATTCGCGGCATCGATCTTCGTCGATGTCTCCGCGATCAATCATCTCGCCAGCTGCCCGGGGAATCTCGTCCAGCTACGCGTCATCTACAAAAATCCGAGGGAAGACGGTTTGCCGACAAAGGCTGAGTTTGCTGCTGTTCGCGACCTTGAAGACAGCATCCAGGAAGCCATAGGCAGCGATGACCGCTATGTCGGAAGGCGAACCTTCAACAAGCAGCGTCAATTCTACATCTACTCGGCTTTTGACGAAGCTCACTGGAGATCCTTCGCCGCAAAGTTGGCGGACCGGAGTGGATACATCATCCGCGTAGACTATCAGGAAGACCCTGCCCACGCGGGCTATACCGAGGACCTCTATCCCTCTATCGATGACTGGCAGGTGATTGAAGATCTCAGGGTGATCGAGCGACTCCGCTCGGAGGGCGATGACGGATCAACCTCCCGGCCGATCGACCATTGGGCCTATTTCCCATCGGAAGACTCTGCCCGGAGTTTTGCATCGTGGGCCAAGAGCCAAGGATTCACCGAGCTCCGGGAAAGCTCACATGCCACGGATCGCGGAGACTACCAAGTTCGGCTGACTCACGAGGGCACCGTTAAGATCCGCGAGATCGGCAACAAGACGATCGCCCTCAATCGGGCCGCCCGCGATCACGGTGGCAACTACGATGGATGGGAGACGCCGATCCTACGGACGGAGAACCCCGCCGATAAGTAG
- the tal gene encoding transaldolase has translation MSATQLDQLKQFTTVVADTGDFESMKAYQPQDATTNPSLILQASEKPAYKHLVEKAVEEHKGSALSGQALIDSILDRILILFGLEILKIVPGRVSTEVDARLSFDTEGTVAKARHLIAEYAKEGVSKDRILIKIASTWEGIKAAEILEKEGIHCNLTLLFSFPQAVACAEAGVQLISPFVGRILDWYKASTGKTYEGDEDPGVISVKQIYTYYKKFGYKTEVMGASFRNKGEILALAGCDLLTISPGLLGELQASTEPIEERLSEAESAKADLEKVSFDEKSFRFAFNEDPMATEKTAQGIRAFAADIVKLEKLVAGLL, from the coding sequence ATGAGCGCCACGCAACTCGATCAACTCAAGCAGTTCACCACCGTCGTCGCCGATACCGGCGATTTCGAGTCGATGAAGGCCTATCAGCCGCAGGATGCCACCACGAATCCTTCCCTCATCCTGCAGGCTTCCGAGAAACCGGCTTACAAGCACCTCGTCGAAAAAGCGGTCGAAGAGCACAAGGGCTCCGCGCTTTCCGGTCAGGCGCTCATCGATTCCATCCTTGATCGCATCCTCATTCTCTTCGGCCTCGAGATCCTGAAGATCGTTCCCGGCCGCGTTTCCACCGAAGTGGACGCCCGCCTCTCCTTCGACACCGAAGGCACCGTGGCCAAGGCCCGCCACCTCATCGCGGAATATGCCAAGGAAGGCGTTTCGAAGGACCGCATCCTCATCAAGATCGCCTCCACCTGGGAAGGCATCAAGGCTGCCGAAATCCTGGAAAAGGAAGGCATCCACTGCAATCTCACCCTGCTCTTCTCCTTCCCGCAGGCTGTCGCTTGCGCCGAAGCCGGCGTGCAGCTCATCTCGCCCTTTGTCGGCCGTATCCTCGATTGGTACAAGGCCTCCACGGGCAAGACCTACGAAGGCGACGAAGATCCGGGCGTGATCTCGGTGAAGCAGATCTACACCTACTACAAGAAGTTCGGCTACAAGACCGAAGTCATGGGTGCCTCCTTCCGCAACAAGGGCGAAATCCTCGCCCTCGCCGGTTGCGACCTGCTCACCATCAGCCCCGGCCTCCTCGGCGAGCTCCAGGCTTCCACCGAGCCGATCGAAGAGCGCCTCTCCGAAGCGGAATCCGCCAAGGCCGATCTTGAGAAGGTCAGCTTCGACGAGAAGTCCTTCCGTTTCGCCTTCAACGAAGACCCGATGGCCACCGAGAAGACGGCCCAAGGCATCCGCGCTTTCGCCGCTGACATCGTGAAGCTCGAGAAGCTCGTGGCCGGCCTCCTGTAA
- the nadB gene encoding L-aspartate oxidase — translation MTCDFLVIGAGIAGLSFAIRAAKHGSVIVLTKGAALDSNTAWAQGGLASVLPEGLRDDGDSIELHVADTLDAGAGLCREDVVRAIVSEGAATVDDLTGYGVDFDKEGDHFALGKEGGHSKRRILHALDTTGREIAESLVEVARNTPNLTLLEHHFTIDLITTGRLGMVTEDRVIGAYVLEKATGEVRIFRSDRVVLATGGCGKVYLYTTNPDSATGDGVAMAWRAGASVANMEFIQFHPTCFYNPAAMGPEARSFLVSEAVRGEGAVLINARGEDFTKKVDPRGSLAPRDIVARAIDREIKKTGAPCVYLDVTHKPAGFMRERFPFIYEKLRSFGLDAEKQPIPVVPAAHYQCGGVVTDVNGKTTIRGLYAIGEVACTGLHGANRLASNSLLEGNVIARRALEDILHHYGVEKNTDDFPEIPAWHHGDVAVPDELVVIYHNWDELRRLMWDYVSIVRTDNRLRRAATRLRNLKKEVREFYWGHRVTADILELRNLVAVASLVVDCAIRRRESRGLHHTLDYPGPDEKFLRDTVIRRF, via the coding sequence ATGACGTGCGACTTCCTGGTGATCGGCGCGGGTATAGCCGGTCTCTCCTTCGCCATCCGCGCCGCCAAGCACGGCTCGGTCATTGTGCTGACAAAGGGCGCGGCGCTCGATTCCAATACCGCTTGGGCCCAAGGCGGCCTCGCCTCGGTGCTACCGGAGGGACTGCGGGATGATGGCGATTCCATCGAACTCCACGTCGCGGACACCCTTGATGCCGGTGCCGGCCTGTGTCGCGAGGATGTCGTCCGCGCCATCGTCAGCGAAGGCGCGGCCACCGTCGACGACCTGACCGGCTACGGCGTGGATTTCGACAAGGAGGGCGATCACTTCGCGCTCGGCAAGGAAGGTGGCCACTCGAAGCGCCGCATCCTCCACGCCTTGGACACGACCGGCCGGGAAATCGCCGAGTCGCTCGTCGAAGTCGCCCGCAATACCCCGAATCTCACGCTGCTGGAGCACCACTTCACCATCGACCTGATCACTACCGGCAGGCTCGGCATGGTCACGGAGGATCGGGTGATCGGTGCCTACGTCCTCGAAAAAGCCACCGGCGAGGTCCGGATCTTCCGCTCGGACCGCGTGGTGCTTGCCACCGGAGGCTGCGGAAAGGTCTACCTTTACACGACCAACCCTGACTCCGCGACCGGGGATGGGGTGGCGATGGCCTGGCGGGCCGGAGCCAGCGTGGCGAACATGGAGTTCATCCAGTTCCACCCCACCTGCTTCTACAATCCTGCCGCCATGGGACCTGAAGCGCGGTCCTTCCTCGTTTCCGAGGCTGTCCGCGGCGAAGGCGCCGTCCTGATCAACGCCCGCGGCGAGGATTTCACCAAGAAGGTAGACCCCCGCGGCTCCCTTGCCCCCCGCGACATCGTCGCCCGGGCAATCGACCGCGAAATCAAGAAAACCGGCGCGCCCTGCGTCTATCTGGACGTCACCCACAAGCCCGCGGGCTTCATGCGGGAGCGCTTTCCCTTCATCTACGAAAAACTGCGCAGCTTCGGCCTGGATGCCGAAAAACAGCCGATTCCAGTCGTCCCGGCAGCCCACTATCAGTGCGGCGGCGTGGTCACCGACGTGAATGGAAAGACGACCATCCGGGGACTCTACGCCATCGGGGAAGTGGCCTGCACCGGCCTGCATGGCGCGAACCGCCTCGCCTCGAACTCGCTGCTCGAGGGAAACGTCATCGCCCGTCGCGCCTTGGAGGATATTCTTCACCATTATGGGGTTGAGAAGAACACCGACGATTTTCCGGAGATTCCGGCTTGGCACCACGGCGATGTGGCGGTGCCGGACGAACTGGTGGTGATCTACCACAATTGGGACGAACTCCGGCGCCTGATGTGGGACTACGTTTCGATCGTCCGGACAGACAACCGCCTGCGCCGCGCCGCCACGCGATTGCGTAATTTGAAGAAAGAGGTCCGGGAGTTTTACTGGGGGCACCGTGTCACCGCGGACATTCTAGAGTTGCGCAACCTCGTCGCGGTCGCTTCTTTGGTCGTCGACTGCGCGATTCGTCGCCGTGAATCACGGGGCTTGCACCACACGCTAGACTACCCCGGCCCTGACGAAAAATTTCTCAGGGATACCGTGATCCGGCGGTTTTAA
- the panC gene encoding pantoate--beta-alanine ligase gives MRVTSSPAGLRGEIATLPRPLVLVPTMGALHEGHLALIRRARETAGPGGTVAVSIFVNPIQFDRAGDLAAYPKPLEDDLAKCETAGADLVFTPESGSMYFPDRSINVTENLLSRHLCGATRPGHFDGVCTVVLKLFNLFQPEAAVFGEKDVQQLAIIRRMVRDLDVPVEVIGYPTVREADGLAMSSRNVRLAPEHRADAPRIRRALEGARSLLQFGERAAAPFLAAARKHMEESPFLRIDYLELVDAETLQPVGHIKKPAVLATAVFYGEVRLIDHVMLLP, from the coding sequence ATGCGCGTCACGTCTTCTCCCGCCGGTTTGCGCGGCGAAATTGCCACACTCCCCCGCCCTCTCGTGCTTGTCCCGACCATGGGTGCCCTTCACGAAGGCCACCTCGCCCTGATCCGGCGGGCCCGGGAGACAGCTGGACCCGGGGGCACCGTGGCGGTGTCGATCTTCGTGAATCCCATCCAGTTCGATCGCGCCGGGGATCTCGCCGCCTACCCGAAGCCACTGGAGGATGACTTGGCCAAGTGCGAGACAGCGGGGGCGGATCTCGTTTTCACCCCGGAAAGCGGCTCCATGTATTTCCCGGACCGCTCGATCAATGTCACCGAGAACCTCCTTTCCCGGCACCTCTGCGGAGCCACCCGGCCAGGACACTTCGATGGCGTCTGCACGGTCGTCCTGAAGCTTTTCAATCTCTTCCAGCCGGAAGCCGCCGTCTTCGGGGAAAAGGACGTGCAGCAGCTGGCCATCATCCGCCGCATGGTCCGGGATCTCGACGTACCGGTGGAGGTCATCGGCTACCCCACGGTCCGGGAGGCGGATGGCCTCGCGATGTCATCCCGGAATGTGCGCCTCGCCCCGGAGCACCGCGCCGACGCCCCGCGGATCCGGCGAGCGCTCGAAGGTGCCCGCTCCCTGCTTCAATTCGGCGAGCGAGCCGCCGCCCCTTTCCTAGCTGCTGCGCGGAAGCACATGGAAGAGTCTCCTTTCCTCCGGATCGACTATCTGGAACTGGTGGACGCCGAGACCCTGCAACCGGTGGGACACATTAAAAAGCCAGCGGTGCTCGCGACGGCGGTGTTTTATGGGGAGGTCCGCCTCATCGACCACGTGATGCTGCTGCCGTAA
- a CDS encoding OmpH family outer membrane protein: MTIIRRITALVCALALCGVAAAQEGKLKIATVDMQQLFKEYHRTNEAQKEINVERAKIQKDNNERLGRIRELDTELQNMRKQLEDPSIADSKKQTVFNEWNVKQQEGIALDRERREFLQRRNSLLNEKMVARMKGILEEIRKLVEEKAKGEDFDYVFDKSGLSTSQVPFFLYTKDATDITAVLLKELNKDAPAESTPSEPAPEIPAGAGGQ; encoded by the coding sequence ATGACCATCATCCGCCGAATCACCGCCCTCGTTTGCGCTCTCGCCCTCTGCGGGGTCGCCGCGGCCCAGGAAGGCAAGCTGAAGATCGCCACGGTCGATATGCAGCAGCTTTTCAAGGAGTACCACCGCACCAACGAGGCGCAGAAGGAAATCAACGTCGAGCGGGCGAAGATCCAGAAGGACAACAACGAGCGCTTGGGCCGTATCCGCGAGTTGGACACCGAGCTCCAGAACATGCGCAAGCAGCTTGAGGATCCGTCGATCGCGGATTCCAAGAAGCAGACCGTTTTCAACGAGTGGAACGTGAAGCAGCAGGAAGGCATCGCACTTGACCGCGAGCGCCGCGAGTTCCTGCAACGCCGCAACTCCCTGCTCAATGAGAAGATGGTGGCCCGCATGAAGGGTATCCTCGAAGAAATCCGCAAGCTGGTCGAAGAGAAGGCCAAGGGTGAAGACTTCGACTATGTCTTCGACAAGTCCGGTCTTAGCACCTCCCAAGTTCCCTTCTTCCTCTACACGAAGGACGCCACGGACATCACCGCCGTGCTCCTGAAGGAACTGAACAAGGATGCTCCGGCCGAGAGCACCCCGTCCGAGCCTGCTCCCGAGATTCCGGCAGGTGCTGGTGGCCAGTGA
- the lpxD gene encoding UDP-3-O-(3-hydroxymyristoyl)glucosamine N-acyltransferase has protein sequence MALTLSELAQLVDGDIVRGELALLVDGIAALDEAGPSELSFLGNEKYRNQYLVTKAGAVIVPRGVTEGPEGCALIAADHPSISFGKAVKHFVSVHARTLVPGVHPRAVIDETAKLDPAKVRIHAGAVIMAGAEIGDGTEIGPNCVVGESVRIGKDCLLYANVSIRERCLIGDRVICQPGVVIGSDGYGYELVNGKHTKVDQVGIVDIQSDVELGANTTIDRARFGRTVIGEGTKIDNLVQVGHNVQMGKHCLIVSQTGIAGSAHMGDYVISAAQVGIAGHVKIGSKSVLAARTGVTADLEGGITYGGNPASTLMEEQRSRAYFRQLPKLAKRIKELEKKSEA, from the coding sequence GTGGCACTGACTCTTTCCGAGCTCGCCCAGTTGGTCGATGGTGACATCGTCCGGGGCGAGCTCGCTCTTTTGGTGGATGGCATTGCGGCGCTCGATGAAGCGGGGCCATCCGAATTGTCCTTCCTAGGCAACGAGAAATACCGGAACCAGTATCTGGTGACGAAGGCGGGCGCGGTGATCGTGCCCCGCGGCGTGACCGAGGGGCCGGAAGGCTGTGCCCTGATTGCCGCGGATCATCCGTCGATATCCTTCGGCAAGGCGGTGAAGCATTTCGTGTCCGTCCATGCCCGGACGCTTGTTCCCGGAGTTCACCCGCGGGCGGTGATCGATGAGACTGCGAAGCTGGATCCCGCAAAGGTCCGCATCCATGCCGGGGCGGTGATCATGGCAGGAGCCGAGATCGGCGATGGCACGGAGATCGGGCCGAACTGTGTGGTCGGCGAGAGTGTCCGGATCGGCAAGGATTGCCTTTTATATGCCAATGTTTCGATCCGTGAGCGCTGCCTGATCGGCGATCGGGTGATCTGCCAGCCAGGCGTGGTCATCGGCTCGGATGGCTACGGCTACGAGCTGGTGAATGGCAAGCACACGAAGGTCGATCAGGTCGGCATCGTGGACATTCAGAGCGACGTCGAGCTTGGCGCGAATACCACGATCGATCGCGCGCGCTTCGGTCGCACGGTAATCGGAGAGGGGACGAAGATCGATAATCTGGTCCAAGTCGGCCACAATGTTCAGATGGGCAAGCACTGCCTGATCGTCTCCCAGACAGGCATCGCTGGCAGTGCGCACATGGGCGACTATGTGATCTCCGCAGCCCAGGTGGGGATCGCCGGTCACGTGAAGATCGGCTCGAAGTCGGTCCTCGCAGCCCGCACCGGCGTCACCGCGGATCTGGAAGGCGGCATCACCTACGGAGGAAATCCGGCGAGCACGCTGATGGAAGAGCAACGCTCGCGCGCCTATTTCCGACAGCTCCCCAAACTCGCCAAGCGGATCAAGGAGCTGGAGAAGAAGAGTGAGGCCTGA